One window of the bacterium genome contains the following:
- the nth gene encoding endonuclease III produces MPRKDPFRILVSAVLSTRTQDPVTAAASARLFRRAPDARALSRLHPAAIEKLIYPVGFYRTKAGLLPKLARMLVARPDGKVPRTLAELLELPGVGRKVANIVLSQGYGLPAIAVDTHVQRISNRLDLVRTARPVDTERGLMETLPRHIWKDWNHLLVALGQTICRPRMPLCSICPLTRLCPKRGVAQTGQTKVEARS; encoded by the coding sequence ATGCCGCGAAAAGACCCGTTCCGCATTCTCGTCTCCGCGGTTCTCTCCACCCGCACGCAGGACCCTGTTACCGCCGCGGCCTCGGCTCGCCTGTTCCGGCGCGCTCCGGACGCGCGCGCGCTTTCCCGCCTGCACCCGGCCGCCATCGAGAAACTCATCTACCCGGTCGGGTTCTACCGTACCAAGGCCGGGCTGCTGCCGAAACTGGCGCGGATGCTGGTCGCACGCCCGGACGGCAAAGTTCCCCGGACCCTGGCGGAACTGCTCGAACTTCCCGGGGTCGGCCGCAAGGTCGCGAACATCGTTCTCAGTCAGGGTTACGGACTGCCCGCAATCGCGGTCGACACCCACGTCCAGCGCATCTCGAACCGGCTTGACCTGGTGCGAACCGCACGGCCCGTCGACACCGAACGCGGGTTGATGGAGACTCTGCCCCGCCATATCTGGAAGGATTGGAACCATCTGCTGGTGGCACTAGGGCAGACCATTTGCCGGCCGCGGATGCCGCTCTGCTCAATCTGCCCGCTCACCCGGCTCTGTCCGAAGCGCGGGGTAGCGCAGACAGGACAGACGAAGGTGGAAGCGAGAAGCTAG